The following are encoded together in the Myxocyprinus asiaticus isolate MX2 ecotype Aquarium Trade chromosome 7, UBuf_Myxa_2, whole genome shotgun sequence genome:
- the LOC127443652 gene encoding ubiquitin carboxyl-terminal hydrolase isozyme L1-like — protein MTERIYKQYILVLLYRGLCFLGRRLSELSHGRFSQPFAIMEWKPMEINPEMLNKVLSKLGVGSSWRFVDVLGLEDESLSGVPSPCCAMMLLFPLTQQHEEFRSKQSVDDGQGVYFLKQTVVNSCGTVGLVHAVANNQDRFDFDSDSALKKFLEATSGMSAADRAKVLEKNKAIQKTHDEVAEAGQCRPVADEVNFHFITFVNVNGQLYELDGRMEGPVSHGPTKAESFVMDAARVCREFTEREKGEVRFSAVALCKA, from the exons ATGACCGAACggatatataaacagtatatccTCGTGCTCCTTTATCGGGGTTTGTGTTTTCTAGGGCGGCGCCTTTCAGAACTTTCCCACGGGCGATTCTCGCAACCATTTGCAATCATGGAATGGAAGCCGATGGAAATAAACCCGGAG atGCTGAATAAG GTACTGAGTAAGTTGGGCGTGGGTTCAAGTTGGCGTTTTGTGGATGTTTTGGGTCTGGAGGATGAGTCTTTGTCAGGAGTGCCCTCGCCCTGCTGTGCCATGATGCTGCTCTTCCCTTTAACGCAACAG CACGAAGAATTCCGTTCTAAACAGTCTGTTGACGACGGTCAAGGCGTATATTTTCTGAAACAAACCGTGGTCAACTCCTGTGGAACTGTGGGTTTGGTTCATGCTGTGGCCAACAATCAGGACCGTTTTGATTTTG ACAGTGACTCTGCATTGAAGAAATTTCTAGAAGCCACCTCGGGGATGTCTGCAGCAGATAGAGCTAAAGTACTTGAGAAAAATAAG gcCATCCAGAAGACTCATGATGAGGTTGCTGAAGCGGGGCAGTGCCGG CCAGTGGCAGACGAAGTCAACTTCCATTTTATTACCTTTGTCAATGTAAATGGTCAGCTTTATGAACTGG atGGCAGAATGGAGGGACCTGTGAGTCATGGACCCACAAAAGCAGAAAGCTTCGTCATG GATGCGGCAAGGGTGTGTCGTGAATTTACAGAACGAGAGAAAGGGGAGGTGCGTTTCTCTGCTGTGGCTCTCTGCAAAGCCTGA